In Deltaproteobacteria bacterium, the DNA window GCGTAGTCCGACGCCGAGCCGAAGCGGCTGATAGCAATGCGCTTGCCTTTCAGATCTTCGGTGCGCTTGATGTCCGGCCTAACCAGCAACTTGTTCGGGATAAAGTTGATCCCGCCCGCAATAATCGTCGTGTCCGCGCCTTGTAAATTGGCGGTGATGCCGAGGGCGCCGGTCGTAAAAACGATCTGTATTTCGTTGGCCAAAAGCGCCTGCATGGCGGGCGTGCCGCTTTCCAGCGCCAGATACTCGCCATCGAGCCCGTACTTTTGAAACAGCTTCCGTTCATAGGCCGCCCACACGACGCCATGAATCGCGGTCGAAAAGCCGCCGCTAGCGACGCGAAACTTTTCCTGGGCGAACGCATTAGCCTGCGCCACAAACGAGATCGCGGTCAGAACCACTGCGATAACAAACTTGATCATTTTCCATGCCTCGCCAATTTCTACGGATGCACCGTTTCCAAAAACCAGTCCGTCGGTATCTCTCGCCCGACGCCTTTTTCTTTAGCCGCCAGATACACCGCGTTGCCCACCGCCGCGAATTGTATGCCCAAGCCGATGTTGTTGATGAAACAAGTCACTTCCTGATCGGAGCCCCGCCCTGGCACTTTGCCGCCGATGACGTCTTTCAGCTCCGGCGAGTCGATCCAATAGGGCGCGGCCTCCTGTTCGGCAACAGATTTTTTGTCACCGCGTAGAAAATCCACTGGGTCGTGGCACCAGACCTTTTCATCGCCGTAGCCGGCGATGTAATTCTCGGGCGCGAAGTTCTTGGCGTGAATCACGATGCGGTTCGCTTTGCGAAACGTCTCATCGCCCAACTCAGAGATCTTGACGCAGGTCGCATGCACACCAGGCTTCATCCACTCCGGCAAAATGACACGGGTGATCGCATTGGTCGCCGCTACGAGAATGTCCGCTCCATTTGCGGCGGCCTCCGCCGAAACCATCGGTTCCACCGGCACGCCGACGAGCGCTTCCATTTCCTTGGCAAACTTCTCCCGATTGGCCTTGGTCGGACTGTAGGCTTGCACGCGCTTGATATCGCGCACACCGCAAAACGCCCGCACATGGGCACGCGCTTGCCAACCGGAGCCGAAGACCGCCAGCACCGACGCATCTTTGCGCACCATGTGTTTACCCGCCAGCGCGCTGGTCACCGCGACGCGCAGCCCTTGAATCACACCGTCGGGAAACATCGCCAGCGGCTCGCCGGTTTCGGCGGAATACAACTGGATCAAGCCGACCCACTTGTTCCCCGGCGCCGCGGGGACTTTGTCTTTGACGACTCTGTTTTCGCGCTGTTCCCATTTGATCACGTCGGAGTTAAGCCGCAGTGCGACGACCTTCGATTCGACCAGGCCGCCCTCCATGGTCTTGAAAGCATAGACGCTTCCTTCATGCACACCGGGCAAGTAAAGATCGCTGCGCGGCCGGTTCACGGCCGTGCCCTGCGCTTGCGACCGGTAGGCTTGCTCCAGAGAGCTCACCGCCAAGTCGACAGTCAGCAAATGGTCGATATCGTCATTACTCAGAATAAGCATTGTGACCACCTTGGAAACGTTATATGAACGGCTATATCAACCGCTGAAAGCGGGTGTCAACGAAGGAATTTCGGAATTTTCTCGCGCAGAGGCGCAGAGGGCGCGGAGCTGGAAAGAGCGTTTCAGCACGAAGACACGAAGGTAACGAAGTTCCGAAAAAAGACATTTACGTGGTAAAGCTCTAAAACATTTTCAATTATCCATTACCCATTATCAATTTTTCCTTCGTGCCCTTCGTGTTTCGTCGTGAAAAAACAAAAAAAGGAACAGCCGCATGATTTTCCTTACCAACGAGCACATCGAGCAGGTCCTCGACATGAAAACCTGCATCGATGCCATGGAAGAAGCTTATCGCGATCTCAACGATCTCAAGGCCGGTTACCGGCCGCGCATTGATTTCTATGTGCCGCAGGAGCCACACTATTATCGCTGGGGTACTATGGAAGGGGCGTCGCGCAAGCTCGGCGTTTTTGCCATTCGGATGAAGTCCGACATGCTCGCCTGGGAAAATCAGGACGGCTTCATGGTTGAAGACAAATATTGCATGGAGCGCGGCCGCTACTGCGGTCTGATCTTTCTCACCAGCACGCGCAACGGCGAGCCGTTGGCGATCATGAACGACGGTTACTTGCAGCACATGCGCGTCGGTGCTTGCGCTGGATTGGGCACGAAATATTTGGCACGCAAGAATGCCAAAGTCATGGCGATGATCGGCTCCGGCGGCATGGCGCGCACTTATGCCGAAGCAATCAAGCATGTGCGCGATCTCGAAGTCGTGCGCGTCTTCAGCCCGACGAAAAAGAACCGCGAAGCCTACGCCGCCGAGATGACACAAAAGCTCGATATCGAATTCATCGCCGTCGACTCGCCGGAAAAAGCGCTCAAAGGTGCCGACATCGTGTCGCTGACCACGGACTCGCTCGTGCCGGTGATCAAAGCCGAGTGGCTTGAACCGGGCACGCACATCAACAACGTGCGCAACAACGAAGCCGGTTCCGATGTGCTCAAGCGCGCCGACGTGCTGGCGCGGCTCGGCACGTCAACATTGTGGGCCGACCGCAACGCTCCAGAAGTCGTTACCGGTAGCGACGGCATGTTCGGCTTCATCGCCGGCAGTCCGGATGAGAAAAAGAAAATCCCCTCATCGCCGCACCAAGAGATCGATAACCCCAGCATCGGCACCGTGCCCGATGTCATGGCTGGCCGCTGGGTGGGCCGCGCCAACGACCAGCAGATCACTTTCCTAAACAACCAAGGCACCCAAGGCTTGCAGTTCGCCGCCGTCGGCGGCACGGCGTACAACTTGGCCAAGGCCAAGGGCCTCGGCCACCCGCTGCCGTTGGAATGGTTCACGCAAAACATTAGAGACTAAGTAAAGTCTTGCGTCTAGGGTCTAGTGTTTAGCGTTTTTCCGGAGACACTAGACTCCAGACGCTAGACGCCAACCGCCAACCGCTCCGGAGGTTTCCATGTCGACTCTTCGTTACGTCGCCTATCTCGCCGATGATCCGGCCAAGCTCGTCGACTTTTATCATCATTTTCTTGGCACCGAAGAGTTGGGCCGCACGTCCGAAGGTGACATCACCATCACCGACGGATTTTACAACATGACATTTTTCAAAAATCGGCCCGCGCTGGGCGAGATGCAGATGAATAACGGGCTGCATCACATTGGCTTACAGGTCGAAGACCTAGAAGCAACAAAAGCGCGCTTTTTGAAGTTCAACCCGCGCGGCATGATCATTCAAGAAGCGAATGACCTACAACATGGCCAACTGCGCCTACACGACCCAGAGTGTCGCCCGGTGACAATCTCGACGACGAGCTTCGGCGTGCCGACAAGCAAAGAAAAAAAATTTCCGCGCATCCGCCACATCGCCTACAACGCCCTCGACCCGGAAGTCATGCTGCAATTTTATTCGCAGGTGCTCGGTCTGCGCGAAGTACCGTCGAGCTACCTGCGCCGCCAACAGGGTCTAGGCAACCGGTTCTGCGGCGACGGCAAGACCAATCTAGCGATCCATCCGTTCTACAGCCCAGTGGAAGGCCACGAAGCGAAGTACGGCATCAATCACGTGGGATTTTTGACGAACACCATGCAGGCAACGATGGCCGAGCTGAGCAGTGTGCTAAAAATCGCGCCGCGCCCGTCGACTCGGCCCTACGCCGAATTCCGCTTCCGCGATCTCGAAGGTAACGCGTTGGACTTGTCGCAGACAAAAGGTTGGGAGGTGGACGTCGACAAGTGGGAAACGGCGGCGTAGCCGATCTTTCGCTAAGTGCTATAATTGACCGCGTAAGGAAGGTTTCTTCGTGACTCTAGAAGACATCGAACAGCTAGTCGCCCGCCTCACGCGCGCGGAAAAGGCCCAACTAATCCAACCGGTGGCCAGAGACCTTGGGAACGAATTCCCCCGGCATTGAAAGCAATCCGGACGTGTGTGTGGGCGAACCCTGTATCGTTCGAACTCGCATTACTGTTTGGCTTCTGGTCCAGGCACAGCGTTTAGGAACAAACGAAGCCGAGCTATTATTTATAAAAAGGTATCCAAGCCTTCGTGCCGCCGATTTAACCCACGCGTGGGCATACGCGAGCGGCACAAAGAAGAGATCGACGAGCAAATACGCGCTAACCAAGCCGCCTAAACCGACCCGGTTAGTAAAACCTGCGACGCTGTTGCTCACCCGACAAAATGAAACCCGCCGTCCACGTTGAGTAACTGCCCACTCATAAAATCGCTTTCGTTTGAGGACAGAAACAACACCGTTCCCACCAAATCGTTTTCGACTTGGCTGCGTTTGATGCTGCGCTGCTGGGCGCGGATTTTTTCATACTCCGGGTCCACTTGGCGGCCTTCGGTGACCACGAAGCCAGGGCTC includes these proteins:
- a CDS encoding VOC family protein is translated as MSTLRYVAYLADDPAKLVDFYHHFLGTEELGRTSEGDITITDGFYNMTFFKNRPALGEMQMNNGLHHIGLQVEDLEATKARFLKFNPRGMIIQEANDLQHGQLRLHDPECRPVTISTTSFGVPTSKEKKFPRIRHIAYNALDPEVMLQFYSQVLGLREVPSSYLRRQQGLGNRFCGDGKTNLAIHPFYSPVEGHEAKYGINHVGFLTNTMQATMAELSSVLKIAPRPSTRPYAEFRFRDLEGNALDLSQTKGWEVDVDKWETAA
- a CDS encoding ornithine cyclodeaminase family protein — protein: MLILSNDDIDHLLTVDLAVSSLEQAYRSQAQGTAVNRPRSDLYLPGVHEGSVYAFKTMEGGLVESKVVALRLNSDVIKWEQRENRVVKDKVPAAPGNKWVGLIQLYSAETGEPLAMFPDGVIQGLRVAVTSALAGKHMVRKDASVLAVFGSGWQARAHVRAFCGVRDIKRVQAYSPTKANREKFAKEMEALVGVPVEPMVSAEAAANGADILVAATNAITRVILPEWMKPGVHATCVKISELGDETFRKANRIVIHAKNFAPENYIAGYGDEKVWCHDPVDFLRGDKKSVAEQEAAPYWIDSPELKDVIGGKVPGRGSDQEVTCFINNIGLGIQFAAVGNAVYLAAKEKGVGREIPTDWFLETVHP
- a CDS encoding ornithine cyclodeaminase family protein gives rise to the protein MIFLTNEHIEQVLDMKTCIDAMEEAYRDLNDLKAGYRPRIDFYVPQEPHYYRWGTMEGASRKLGVFAIRMKSDMLAWENQDGFMVEDKYCMERGRYCGLIFLTSTRNGEPLAIMNDGYLQHMRVGACAGLGTKYLARKNAKVMAMIGSGGMARTYAEAIKHVRDLEVVRVFSPTKKNREAYAAEMTQKLDIEFIAVDSPEKALKGADIVSLTTDSLVPVIKAEWLEPGTHINNVRNNEAGSDVLKRADVLARLGTSTLWADRNAPEVVTGSDGMFGFIAGSPDEKKKIPSSPHQEIDNPSIGTVPDVMAGRWVGRANDQQITFLNNQGTQGLQFAAVGGTAYNLAKAKGLGHPLPLEWFTQNIRD
- a CDS encoding ABC transporter substrate-binding protein, which gives rise to MIKFVIAVVLTAISFVAQANAFAQEKFRVASGGFSTAIHGVVWAAYERKLFQKYGLDGEYLALESGTPAMQALLANEIQIVFTTGALGITANLQGADTTIIAGGINFIPNKLLVRPDIKRTEDLKGKRIAISRFGSASDYATQVALEKLGVNPKDVTIVQVGGNATRLAALANNTIQATLLAEPLTTIGARQFKLNSLIDLAESGVPFPQNCFLVRRGYLEANRAKIVNAMKAIIEGYFLLKNDKGLALQLIKNTTAWARKTPVLATITISPNTVTA